In the Hordeum vulgare subsp. vulgare chromosome 7H, MorexV3_pseudomolecules_assembly, whole genome shotgun sequence genome, one interval contains:
- the LOC123408908 gene encoding peroxidase 39-like — protein MAAAWLVLVMLLLVGVAVATAEAGGKLRQGFYDRSCPRAEQIVKHYVERHVPRAPSVAATLIRTHFHDCFVRGCDASVLLNATAGGGGGGEEAEKDAAPNLTLRGFAFLDRVKAVVEQECPGVVSCADILALASRDAVAVIGGPFWRVPTGRRDGRVSIKQEALDQIPAPTMNFTDLLASFRAKGLDVADLVWLSGAHTIGISHCNSFSERLYNFTGRGGPGDADPSLDVEYAANLRRTKCITPTDNTTIVEMDPGSFLTFDLSYYRGLLKRRGLFQSDAALITDAAARADVESVAKGPPEVFFQVFARSMVRMGMIGVKTGGEGEIRRHCAVVNS, from the exons ATGGCGGCGGCatggctggtgttggtgatgctgTTGTTGGTGGGCGTCGCGGTGGCGACGGCGGAGGCGGGCGGGAAGCTGCGGCAGGGGTTCTACGACCGGAGCTGCCCGCGGGCGGAGCAGATCGTGAAGCACTACGTGGAGCGGCACGTCCCGCGCGCGCCCTCCGTCGCCGCCACCCTCATCCGCACCCACTTCCACGACTGCTTCGTCAGG GGGTGCGACGCGTCGGTGCTGCTGAACGcgacggccggcggcggcggcgggggggaggaggcggagaaggacGCGGCGCCCAACCTGACGCTGCGCGGGTTCGCGTTCCTGGACCGCGTCAAGGCGGTGGTCGAGCAGGAGTGCCCCGGCGTCGTCTCCTGCGCCGACATCCTCGCGCTCGCCTCCCGCGACGCCGTCGCCGTCATC GGCGGGCCGTTCTGGCGGGTGCCGACGGGGCGGCGCGACGGCAGGGTGTCGATCAAGCAGGAGGCGCTGGACCAGATCCCGGCGCCCACCATGAACTTCACCGACCTGCTCGCCTCCTTCCGCGCCAAGGGACTCGACGTCGCCGACCTCGTCTGGCTCTCAG GGGCGCACACCATCGGCATCTCGCACTGCAACTCCTTCAGCGAGCGGCTATACAACTTCACCGGCCGCGGCGGCCCCGGGGACGCGGACCCATCTCTTGATGTGGAGTATGCAGCCAACCTCCGCCGGACCAAGTGCATCACGCCCACGGACAACACCACCATTGTGGAGATGGACCCTGGGAGCTTCCTCACCTTTGACCTTAGCTACTACCGCGGCCTCCTCAAGCGCCGGGGACTCTTCCAGTCCGACGCCGCGCTCATCACCGACGCGGCGGCGAGGGCCGACGTCGAGAGCGTGGCCAAGGGTCCGCCGGAGGTGTTCTTCCAGGTGTTCGCACGGTCCATGGTGAGGATGGGCATGATAGGAGTCAAGACCGGTGGCGAGGGGGAGATCAGACGGCATTGTGCCGTTGTCAACAGCTAG